In one Nocardioides sp. NBC_00368 genomic region, the following are encoded:
- the cobJ gene encoding precorrin-3B C(17)-methyltransferase, with translation MSSVTPGRFTVVGIGPGDPELITLKAARLIGAAPVIAYHAGVRKQSHARRIASSLIPAGAVEEELRYPVTTGTTSHPGGYVGAMAEFYESCAVRLSAHLDAGRDVVLLAEGDPLFYGSSMYLHDRFKEVYETSVVPGVPAFAAATAAVSTPLVRQTDVLTVLPGTLPEAELARRLADTEAAIIMKLGRTFPAVRAALAAAGRLEGAWYVERASQPEERWLPVADVDPESVPYFSLIVVPGDTAPASASAGRMRQTSSAEASVAEPVEGAERGEVLVVGLGPGPDGWLTPEVSAALAEVGHVVGYAPYVNRVPQRAGLQRHASGNTVEVDRARHALDLALAGERVAVVSGGDAGVFGMASAVFEAASDPAYAGVRVRVLPGVSAVQAVAARAGAPVGADFAVMSLSDRLKPWPVIEERLRAVAAADLVLAIYNPASRSRTEQIGLARDVLLEQRKPDTVVIVGRDVGRAEESLTVTTLGDLDPASIDMKCLVIVGASSTQVTASGQVWTPRYVR, from the coding sequence ATGAGCAGCGTGACCCCAGGCCGGTTCACCGTCGTCGGCATCGGTCCGGGCGATCCCGAGCTGATCACTCTCAAGGCCGCCCGGCTGATCGGTGCGGCGCCGGTGATCGCCTACCACGCCGGGGTGCGCAAGCAGTCCCACGCCCGCCGGATCGCCTCATCGCTGATCCCGGCCGGTGCGGTGGAGGAGGAGCTGCGCTACCCGGTCACCACCGGCACCACCTCGCACCCGGGTGGCTACGTCGGGGCGATGGCCGAGTTCTACGAGTCCTGCGCGGTCCGGCTCTCGGCCCATCTCGACGCCGGGCGCGACGTGGTCCTGCTCGCCGAGGGCGACCCGCTCTTCTACGGCTCCTCGATGTATCTCCACGACCGGTTCAAGGAGGTCTACGAGACCTCCGTCGTGCCGGGCGTCCCGGCCTTCGCGGCCGCCACCGCTGCCGTCTCGACGCCGCTGGTGCGCCAGACCGACGTCCTCACCGTGCTGCCCGGAACCCTGCCCGAGGCCGAGCTCGCCCGGCGCCTGGCCGACACCGAGGCCGCCATCATCATGAAGCTCGGCCGGACCTTCCCGGCGGTTCGCGCCGCGCTGGCTGCGGCCGGGCGGCTCGAGGGTGCCTGGTACGTCGAGCGTGCCTCGCAGCCCGAGGAGCGCTGGCTGCCGGTGGCGGACGTGGATCCGGAGTCGGTGCCGTACTTCTCGCTCATCGTGGTTCCCGGGGACACCGCTCCCGCCTCCGCCTCGGCAGGCCGCATGCGGCAGACGAGCTCGGCGGAGGCTTCCGTGGCCGAGCCGGTCGAGGGTGCGGAGCGCGGGGAGGTGCTCGTGGTCGGGTTGGGGCCAGGGCCGGACGGGTGGCTGACGCCCGAGGTGTCGGCCGCGTTGGCCGAGGTGGGTCACGTCGTCGGCTACGCGCCCTACGTCAACCGGGTGCCGCAACGTGCTGGGCTGCAGCGGCACGCCTCGGGCAACACGGTCGAGGTCGACCGTGCCCGGCACGCGCTGGACCTGGCGCTCGCGGGGGAGCGGGTCGCCGTCGTCTCCGGCGGTGACGCCGGTGTCTTCGGGATGGCGTCCGCCGTGTTCGAGGCGGCTTCGGATCCGGCCTATGCCGGCGTACGTGTCCGGGTGCTGCCCGGTGTCAGCGCGGTCCAGGCCGTGGCCGCCCGGGCAGGCGCTCCGGTCGGTGCGGACTTCGCGGTGATGTCGCTCTCGGACCGCCTCAAGCCGTGGCCGGTCATCGAGGAGCGGCTGCGCGCGGTCGCCGCGGCCGACCTGGTGCTGGCGATCTACAACCCCGCCTCGCGCTCGCGCACCGAGCAGATCGGGCTGGCGCGCGACGTACTCCTCGAGCAGCGCAAGCCCGACACCGTCGTCATCGTCGGCCGCGACGTCGGGCGGGCCGAGGAGTCGCTGACGGTGACCACCCTCGGTGACCTGGATCCCGCATCGATCGACATGAAGTGCCTGGTCATCGTGGGGGCGAGCTCGACACAGGTGACCGCGTCCGGACAGGTCTGGACGCCGAGGTATGTCCGATGA
- the cobM gene encoding precorrin-4 C(11)-methyltransferase, producing the protein MTDPMTVHFVGAGPGAADLLTVRATRLLEAAEVVLYPGTYLDPEVLAHCSPEAELVDTQKLDLDQIVEAIVTAHRDGKQVVRLVSGDPSVYSAVAEQTRRLDEAAVPWDVTPGVPAYAAAAALVGRELTVPLVAQSVVLTRTRARSTAMPEGESLAAYAATGATLVLHLAIRRTRELMAELLPYYGPECPVVVVYRASQPEEKVLRGTVSTIADAVEDAGLRQAAVILAGPALARDGGESFLYDAARPRVSTSSTTGSGGA; encoded by the coding sequence ATGACCGATCCGATGACCGTCCACTTCGTCGGTGCCGGCCCCGGTGCGGCCGACCTGCTGACCGTGCGCGCGACGAGGCTGCTCGAGGCCGCCGAGGTGGTGCTCTATCCCGGCACCTATCTGGATCCCGAGGTGTTGGCCCACTGCAGTCCCGAGGCCGAGCTGGTCGACACCCAGAAGCTCGATCTGGACCAGATCGTCGAGGCGATCGTCACCGCTCATCGTGACGGCAAGCAGGTCGTACGCCTCGTCTCCGGCGACCCGTCGGTCTACTCGGCGGTCGCTGAGCAGACCCGGCGGCTCGACGAGGCCGCAGTGCCGTGGGACGTGACGCCCGGCGTACCGGCCTACGCCGCGGCGGCGGCGCTGGTCGGCCGCGAGCTCACCGTGCCGCTGGTGGCCCAGTCGGTGGTCCTCACCCGCACCCGGGCCCGATCGACCGCGATGCCGGAGGGGGAGTCGCTGGCTGCGTACGCCGCCACCGGCGCCACCCTGGTGCTCCACCTGGCGATCCGGCGTACCCGCGAGCTGATGGCCGAGCTGCTGCCGTACTACGGCCCCGAGTGTCCGGTCGTGGTGGTCTACCGCGCCAGCCAGCCCGAGGAGAAGGTGCTGCGGGGGACCGTGTCGACGATCGCCGACGCGGTCGAGGACGCGGGCCTGCGCCAGGCCGCCGTCATCCTCGCCGGACCCGCGCTGGCCCGCGACGGCGGAGAGTCGTTCCTCTACGACGCGGCTCGCCCGCGGGTCTCGACAAGCTCGACCACCGGGTCGGGGGGTGCCTGA
- the bluB gene encoding 5,6-dimethylbenzimidazole synthase, giving the protein MDLYDAINRRRDTRAEFTGEPVSPDVLERVLSAAHAAPSVGMSQPWDFVLVRDADRLERFHSHVATERDTFAATLSGERAETFSRIKIEGIRESGLGIVVGYDPSRGGPNVLGRHAIADAGLYSVVCAIQNLWLAATAEGLGVGWVSFYREEFLRDLVGMPAGVRPVAWLCVGTVADLPDVPDLERFGWRHRSPLSTVVHDETF; this is encoded by the coding sequence ATGGACCTCTACGACGCCATCAACCGTCGTCGGGACACCCGTGCGGAGTTCACCGGCGAGCCGGTGTCTCCGGATGTCCTCGAGCGCGTCCTGTCCGCCGCCCACGCCGCCCCGAGCGTCGGGATGTCGCAGCCGTGGGACTTCGTGCTCGTACGCGACGCCGACCGCCTCGAGCGCTTCCACTCCCACGTCGCGACCGAGCGGGATACCTTCGCCGCCACCCTGTCCGGCGAGCGGGCCGAGACCTTCTCCCGGATCAAGATCGAGGGCATCCGCGAGTCCGGTCTGGGCATCGTGGTCGGCTACGACCCGAGCCGCGGCGGCCCCAACGTCCTCGGCCGCCACGCCATCGCCGACGCCGGCCTCTACTCGGTCGTCTGCGCCATCCAGAACCTCTGGCTCGCCGCCACCGCCGAGGGCCTCGGCGTCGGCTGGGTCAGCTTCTACCGCGAGGAGTTCCTGCGCGACCTGGTCGGGATGCCCGCGGGCGTACGTCCGGTCGCCTGGCTCTGCGTCGGCACCGTCGCCGACCTCCCCGACGTCCCCGACCTGGAGCGCTTCGGCTGGCGCCACCGCTCACCGCTCTCCACGGTCGTCCACGACGAGACCTTCTAG
- the cbiE gene encoding precorrin-6y C5,15-methyltransferase (decarboxylating) subunit CbiE, which translates to MIVVVGIGAGGWDEIPVRHQQLIREAATLLGGKRHLDLVPDVPGQRREPWPSPLRDGLPALLESLPADAPVVALASGDPLVSGIGTTLIDLLGTANVRIEPAVSSVALARARMGWPAESCVAVSLVGRDVSLLARELAPGRRILALSSDESTPASIANLLVKSGFGGSALTVLGELGAETESARAGTASTWTGESPRLNIVAIECVGAPLFGWAAGLPDDAFENDGQLTKRDLRASALARLAPTPGEHLWDVGAGAGSVGIEWMRAHPSCATTAVEASPERAARIARNAARLGVPGLAVIEGRAPDALAGLRSPDAIFIGGGATRPGVLDTCLAALRPGGRIVVHGVTLETEQLLAGLYKDRGGELTRIAVETTAPIGSFTGWAPARTVTQWAYTANTS; encoded by the coding sequence ATGATCGTCGTGGTGGGCATCGGTGCCGGAGGTTGGGACGAGATCCCCGTACGTCACCAGCAGCTGATCCGGGAGGCCGCGACCCTCCTCGGCGGCAAGCGTCATCTCGACCTCGTCCCTGACGTCCCCGGCCAACGGCGCGAGCCCTGGCCCTCGCCGCTTCGCGATGGCCTTCCGGCGCTGCTCGAGTCGCTCCCGGCGGACGCGCCCGTCGTCGCGCTGGCCTCCGGCGATCCGCTGGTCTCCGGCATCGGGACGACCCTGATCGACCTGCTCGGCACAGCGAACGTACGGATCGAGCCGGCCGTCTCCTCCGTCGCCCTCGCCCGCGCCCGGATGGGCTGGCCGGCGGAGTCGTGCGTGGCGGTGAGCCTGGTCGGCCGCGACGTGTCGCTGCTCGCCCGCGAGCTCGCTCCCGGCCGCCGGATCCTGGCGCTGTCCTCCGACGAATCGACCCCTGCCTCGATCGCGAACCTCCTGGTCAAGAGCGGCTTCGGAGGGTCTGCGCTGACCGTGCTGGGCGAGCTCGGGGCGGAGACCGAGAGCGCGCGGGCCGGGACGGCCTCGACCTGGACGGGCGAGTCGCCACGGCTCAACATCGTGGCGATCGAGTGCGTCGGGGCGCCGCTGTTCGGCTGGGCGGCCGGTCTACCCGACGACGCCTTCGAGAACGACGGCCAGCTGACCAAGCGCGACCTGCGCGCCTCCGCCCTGGCTCGCCTGGCACCGACCCCCGGCGAGCACCTGTGGGACGTCGGCGCCGGTGCCGGATCGGTCGGGATCGAGTGGATGCGGGCACACCCTTCCTGCGCCACGACGGCCGTCGAGGCCAGCCCCGAGCGGGCCGCCCGGATCGCCCGCAACGCGGCCCGTCTCGGCGTGCCGGGCCTCGCCGTCATCGAGGGCCGCGCCCCCGACGCCCTGGCCGGCCTCCGCTCCCCCGACGCGATCTTCATCGGCGGCGGCGCGACCCGCCCCGGCGTCCTCGACACCTGCCTCGCCGCCCTCCGCCCCGGCGGGCGCATCGTGGTCCACGGGGTCACCCTGGAGACCGAGCAGCTCCTCGCAGGGCTCTACAAAGATCGCGGCGGCGAACTCACCCGCATCGCCGTCGAGACCACCGCCCCGATCGGGTCCTTCACCGGCTGGGCGCCTGCGCGCACCGTCACGCAATGGGCCTACACGGCCAACACATCCTGA
- a CDS encoding VWA domain-containing protein: protein MPVHYPFSAVLGCQADSATGLDDMGLALVLTTISPEIGGVLVRGEKGTAKSTAVRGLAAVLPSISVYAGDRFSIDPADPSAESPDGPFGSAAVVESRPVRLVELPVGATEDRVVGSLHLESALSRGAVEFEPGLLARAHRGLLYVDEVNLLHDHLVDLLLDAAAMGRVSVERDGVSVEHAARFVLIGTMNPEEGELRPQLLDRFGLTVEVAAPRDPALRAEVVRRRMAFDMDSPAFVERYVAAERDLTARISAARALVGKVRLTAPGLLKIAEVCAAFEVDGLRADIVTARTAVAHAAWAGRSEVTREDIRRAALLALPHRRRRNPFDAPGLDEDLLDRILGDEELPPEPPEGGPEDGPQNGPEDGHDPAPPSGDGSTDAEPPSVEPDERQRDGAETNTADSADDHPEAPPTPSAPAPESVTAAAPAYRPRLLTVTGLGTGRTGGRSKAIGSSGRRIGANTSTRGSLHLVETLKAAAGKQAARPRTSAKVELRLEDLRTAVREGREANLVLFCVDASGSMAARKRMAQVKAAVLSLLLDAYRRRDKVGMITFRGEGAELVLPPTGSVDLAAARLDEVPAGGRTPLAEGLLEAARVLQREHLRDPDLRPLLVVVTDGRANSSRKAAQTHGKDAVRRSQQAAAYVAGLGVTTVVIDSESGPMRLGLARRLAEHLGAEHVPVAEVSAEALTSAVHGFTGSTMGRGAA from the coding sequence ATGCCGGTGCACTACCCATTTTCTGCCGTTCTCGGCTGTCAGGCCGACTCAGCCACAGGGCTCGACGACATGGGCCTCGCGCTCGTGCTCACCACGATCTCCCCGGAGATCGGCGGGGTGCTGGTCCGTGGCGAGAAGGGGACCGCGAAGTCGACGGCCGTACGCGGCCTGGCGGCCGTGCTGCCCTCGATCTCGGTCTACGCCGGGGACCGGTTCTCGATCGACCCCGCCGACCCGTCCGCGGAGTCGCCGGACGGGCCGTTCGGGTCCGCTGCCGTCGTGGAGAGCCGGCCGGTGCGGCTGGTCGAGCTTCCGGTGGGCGCCACCGAGGACCGGGTCGTCGGCTCGCTCCACCTGGAGAGCGCGCTGTCGCGCGGTGCGGTCGAGTTCGAGCCCGGGCTGCTCGCCCGGGCCCACCGCGGCCTGCTGTACGTCGACGAGGTCAACCTGCTCCACGACCACCTGGTCGACCTGCTGCTGGACGCGGCCGCGATGGGCCGGGTCTCGGTCGAGCGTGACGGGGTCTCGGTCGAGCACGCCGCGCGGTTCGTGCTGATCGGCACGATGAACCCCGAGGAGGGCGAGCTGCGTCCGCAGCTGCTGGACCGCTTCGGGCTCACCGTCGAGGTCGCCGCGCCCCGGGACCCCGCGCTCCGCGCCGAGGTCGTACGCCGCCGGATGGCCTTCGACATGGACTCTCCCGCGTTCGTCGAGCGCTATGTCGCCGCCGAGCGCGACCTGACCGCCCGGATCTCGGCCGCCCGCGCGCTGGTCGGGAAGGTCCGGCTCACCGCGCCGGGGCTGCTCAAGATCGCCGAGGTCTGCGCGGCCTTCGAGGTCGACGGGCTGCGCGCCGACATCGTCACCGCCCGCACCGCCGTCGCGCACGCGGCCTGGGCCGGGCGCTCCGAGGTCACCCGCGAAGACATCCGCCGGGCCGCGCTCCTGGCTCTCCCGCATCGCCGCCGTCGCAACCCCTTCGACGCTCCCGGCCTCGACGAGGACCTCCTCGACCGCATCCTCGGCGACGAGGAGCTGCCGCCGGAGCCTCCGGAGGGCGGGCCCGAGGACGGGCCTCAGAACGGGCCGGAGGACGGGCACGATCCGGCTCCGCCCAGCGGCGACGGTTCGACCGACGCGGAACCCCCGTCGGTCGAACCCGACGAGCGCCAGCGAGACGGTGCCGAGACCAACACAGCCGATTCCGCGGACGACCACCCCGAGGCGCCGCCCACGCCCTCCGCTCCCGCACCCGAGTCGGTCACCGCGGCCGCCCCGGCCTACCGCCCCCGCCTGCTGACCGTCACCGGCCTGGGCACCGGCCGCACCGGCGGCCGGAGCAAGGCGATCGGCAGCAGCGGCCGCCGGATCGGCGCGAACACCAGCACCCGCGGCTCGCTCCACCTCGTCGAGACGCTCAAGGCCGCCGCGGGCAAGCAGGCCGCCCGGCCGCGCACCTCGGCCAAGGTCGAGCTCCGGCTCGAGGACCTCCGCACCGCGGTCCGCGAGGGCCGCGAGGCCAACCTGGTGCTCTTCTGCGTGGACGCGTCCGGGTCGATGGCCGCGCGCAAGCGGATGGCGCAGGTGAAGGCGGCGGTCCTCTCCCTGCTCCTCGACGCCTACCGGCGCCGCGACAAGGTCGGGATGATCACCTTCCGCGGCGAGGGTGCCGAGCTCGTGCTCCCGCCGACCGGGTCGGTCGACCTCGCGGCGGCACGTCTGGACGAGGTGCCCGCCGGAGGACGTACGCCGCTGGCCGAAGGCCTCCTCGAGGCCGCCCGGGTGCTGCAGCGCGAGCATCTGCGTGACCCCGATCTGCGGCCGCTGCTCGTGGTCGTCACCGACGGTCGCGCCAACTCGTCCCGAAAAGCTGCGCAGACCCACGGCAAGGACGCCGTGCGGCGCTCGCAGCAGGCCGCCGCGTACGTCGCCGGTCTGGGCGTCACCACCGTCGTCATTGACTCCGAGAGCGGGCCGATGCGGCTCGGGCTGGCTCGCCGGCTGGCCGAGCACCTCGGTGCCGAGCACGTCCCGGTCGCCGAGGTGAGCGCCGAGGCGCTGACGTCGGCCGTCCACGGGTTCACCGGATCCACCATGGGAAGGGGCGCTGCCTGA
- the cobO gene encoding cob(I)yrinic acid a,c-diamide adenosyltransferase — translation MPKGQPLNVPDDGLTTRQRRNRPLVMVHTGPGKGKSTAAFGLALRGWNQGWRIGVFQFVKSAKWRIGEQTVLERLGKLHEETGEGGPVDWHKMGSGWSWSRKQGEAEDHAAAAAEGWAEIKRCLAEERYDLLVLDEFTYPIKWGWVSAEEVASVLSERPGRQHVVITGRDADPAVLEVADLVTEMTKIKHPMDAGQKGQKGIEW, via the coding sequence ATGCCGAAGGGACAGCCGCTGAACGTACCCGACGACGGGCTCACCACCCGCCAGCGCCGCAACCGGCCGCTGGTGATGGTCCACACCGGTCCCGGCAAGGGCAAGTCGACCGCCGCCTTCGGACTCGCACTGCGCGGCTGGAACCAGGGCTGGCGGATCGGGGTCTTCCAGTTCGTGAAGTCGGCCAAGTGGCGCATCGGCGAGCAGACCGTGCTCGAGCGCCTCGGCAAGCTGCACGAGGAGACCGGCGAGGGTGGACCGGTCGACTGGCACAAGATGGGCTCCGGCTGGTCCTGGTCGCGCAAGCAGGGTGAGGCCGAGGACCACGCTGCGGCCGCCGCCGAGGGCTGGGCCGAGATCAAGCGGTGCCTGGCCGAGGAGCGCTACGACCTCCTCGTCCTCGACGAGTTCACCTACCCGATCAAGTGGGGTTGGGTCTCCGCCGAGGAGGTGGCGTCGGTGCTCTCCGAGCGCCCCGGGCGCCAGCACGTCGTGATCACCGGCCGTGACGCCGATCCCGCCGTGCTCGAGGTCGCCGACCTGGTTACCGAGATGACCAAGATCAAGCACCCCATGGACGCCGGCCAGAAGGGCCAGAAGGGCATCGAATGGTGA
- a CDS encoding cobyrinate a,c-diamide synthase, with the protein MVTLPRLVVAAPSTGSGKTTIATGLMAALRASGTAVSGHKVGPDYIDPGYHALATGRPGRNLDPHLVGVERVVPLLLHGAAGADVAVIEGVMGLYDGRLGTDGFASTAHVAGLTSSPVVLVLDVARMSRSAAAIAAGMAAFDPSVRIGGVVLNRCSPGRNADEIRRALDQVGLPVLGMLPRDESLASPSRHLGLVPVAERDESVALIERLGEQVAAHLDLSALLDVARSAPDLDDDPWDPLEELRGDDTVEDQSDRPVVAVAGGRAFTFRYPETEELLEAAGCDVRPFDPLTDPALPEDTRGIYLGGGFPEVYAAELAANTSLLRDLKAAVQAGIPTVAECAGLLYLAESLDEVPMAGAIPAHAAMSERLTLRYPVAVAASDSLLTRAGEQVTGHEFHRTTTSPPAGTQAAWTVDGAPTGFSSDTVHASYLHVHWAGHPHLARRFAEASRAFAARSVTGRADPAGRADVVRDERRRVETNTGATSGWDGKVADPLRHHGDVEVGDGLLDFAVNVYPDPRPEWLDQALHDSLAPAAYPDEEPARAALAKHHGRERAEVLPTAGAAEAFTLVARARKWRKPVVVHPQFTEPHAALEQAGRTVTEVRLRAEDGFALDPATVPGDADLVVVGNPTNPTGVLHPTDTLRELLRPGRLVVVDEAFMDAVPGEPETLTGERTEGLLVIRSLTKHWSIPGVRAGYVVGDPAAIGDLEAVRTPWSVSATAAAAMLACATERASAEARERAERIATWRDHLEAGLRELEIEYVPSAASFVLARPGVGVRETLRDQGIAVRRADTFPGLGPDWVRIAVRPEEPTDRLLAALRRTRADR; encoded by the coding sequence ATGGTGACCCTGCCCAGGCTGGTGGTCGCGGCTCCCTCGACGGGCTCGGGGAAGACGACGATCGCAACCGGGCTGATGGCGGCGCTGCGTGCCTCCGGGACCGCCGTGAGCGGTCACAAGGTCGGCCCTGACTACATCGACCCGGGCTACCACGCGCTCGCCACCGGACGCCCAGGCCGCAACCTCGACCCACACCTCGTCGGCGTCGAGCGGGTCGTACCGCTGCTGCTCCACGGCGCCGCCGGGGCGGACGTCGCGGTCATCGAGGGCGTCATGGGCCTCTACGACGGCCGCCTCGGCACCGACGGCTTCGCCTCCACCGCGCACGTCGCCGGCCTGACCTCCTCGCCCGTCGTCCTGGTCCTCGACGTCGCCCGGATGTCCCGGTCCGCTGCCGCGATCGCGGCGGGCATGGCGGCCTTCGACCCGTCCGTACGCATCGGGGGAGTCGTCCTCAACCGATGCTCTCCCGGGCGCAACGCCGATGAGATCCGGCGAGCGCTGGACCAGGTCGGCCTGCCGGTGCTCGGCATGCTCCCGCGGGACGAGTCGCTCGCCTCCCCGTCGCGTCACCTGGGTCTCGTCCCCGTCGCCGAGCGGGACGAGTCGGTCGCGCTGATCGAGCGGCTGGGGGAGCAGGTGGCCGCTCACCTCGACCTCTCGGCGCTCCTGGACGTCGCTCGCTCAGCGCCGGACCTCGACGATGATCCCTGGGATCCGCTGGAGGAGCTGCGCGGAGACGACACAGTCGAGGACCAGAGTGATCGCCCGGTGGTGGCCGTCGCGGGCGGCAGGGCGTTCACGTTCCGCTACCCCGAGACCGAGGAGCTCCTGGAGGCGGCAGGCTGCGACGTACGCCCCTTCGACCCGCTCACCGATCCCGCGCTCCCCGAGGACACCAGGGGGATCTACCTCGGCGGCGGGTTCCCGGAGGTGTACGCCGCCGAGCTGGCCGCGAACACGAGCCTGCTCCGAGACCTGAAGGCCGCCGTCCAGGCCGGGATCCCGACCGTCGCCGAGTGCGCCGGACTCCTCTACCTGGCCGAGTCGCTCGACGAGGTCCCGATGGCCGGCGCCATCCCCGCCCACGCCGCGATGAGCGAACGGCTCACCCTGCGCTACCCGGTCGCGGTCGCCGCCTCCGACTCCCTGCTCACCCGGGCCGGCGAGCAGGTCACCGGCCACGAGTTCCACCGCACCACCACCTCGCCCCCGGCCGGGACCCAGGCGGCGTGGACCGTCGACGGCGCGCCGACCGGCTTCAGCAGCGACACCGTCCACGCGTCCTACCTCCACGTGCACTGGGCCGGCCATCCGCACCTCGCCCGCCGCTTCGCCGAAGCATCGCGTGCCTTCGCCGCTCGTTCGGTGACTGGCCGAGCCGACCCCGCTGGTCGAGCCGACGTCGTGAGGGACGAACGACGTCGTGTCGAGACCAACACAGGCGCGACCAGCGGCTGGGACGGCAAGGTTGCGGACCCGCTGCGGCACCACGGCGACGTCGAGGTGGGCGACGGGCTGCTCGACTTCGCGGTGAACGTCTACCCGGACCCGCGACCGGAGTGGCTGGACCAGGCACTCCACGACTCGCTCGCACCGGCCGCCTACCCCGACGAGGAGCCGGCGCGGGCGGCGCTGGCCAAGCATCATGGCCGTGAGCGTGCCGAGGTGCTCCCGACGGCAGGGGCGGCAGAAGCATTCACGCTGGTCGCGAGAGCGAGGAAGTGGCGGAAGCCCGTCGTGGTCCATCCGCAGTTCACAGAGCCCCACGCGGCGCTGGAGCAGGCCGGCCGCACGGTCACCGAGGTCCGCCTCCGCGCCGAGGACGGGTTCGCGCTGGACCCGGCGACGGTGCCCGGCGACGCGGACCTGGTCGTCGTCGGCAACCCGACCAACCCCACCGGCGTACTCCATCCCACCGACACCCTCCGCGAGCTCCTTCGCCCCGGGCGCCTGGTCGTGGTCGACGAGGCGTTCATGGACGCGGTTCCCGGCGAACCCGAGACGCTCACCGGTGAGCGGACCGAGGGCCTGCTGGTGATCCGGAGCCTGACGAAGCACTGGTCCATCCCGGGCGTACGCGCGGGCTACGTCGTCGGCGACCCCGCCGCGATCGGCGACCTCGAGGCCGTACGTACCCCGTGGTCGGTCTCGGCCACCGCCGCCGCCGCGATGCTCGCCTGCGCCACCGAGCGCGCGAGCGCCGAGGCCCGCGAGCGCGCCGAGCGGATCGCCACCTGGCGCGACCATCTCGAGGCGGGCCTGCGCGAGCTGGAGATCGAGTACGTCCCCTCGGCCGCCTCCTTCGTCCTGGCCCGCCCCGGCGTCGGAGTCCGGGAGACCCTGCGCGACCAGGGGATCGCCGTACGCCGCGCCGACACCTTCCCCGGGCTCGGCCCGGACTGGGTGCGGATCGCGGTGCGCCCCGAGGAGCCGACAGACCGGCTCCTGGCCGCCCTGCGCCGGACCAGGGCAGACCGGTGA
- a CDS encoding cobalamin biosynthesis protein translates to MSPRAIGLLAGFALDRLLGDPRRYHPVAGFGTVAMRAERAWYADDRARGVLHTAALVGGAVVLGAAAERAAPGRGGRTLITAAATWAVLGGRSLEREALAVHEHLDRDDLPAARQRLTHLVGRDTAELDASEVSRAVVESVAENTSDAVVAPLVWGAVAGVPGLLGYRAANTLDAMVGHHNERYEHFGWASARLDDLLNLPGSRLSGLLTLAAAPSRAKQAWQAWRRDAAQHPSPNAGVVEASFAGALDVRLGGTNRYYGNRVEHRAVMGDGRAATPADVVSATTLARRVGTGAAVAAAAYAAVAQRP, encoded by the coding sequence GTGAGCCCGCGGGCGATCGGGCTGCTGGCCGGCTTCGCGCTCGACCGTCTCCTCGGCGACCCGCGGCGCTACCACCCGGTCGCAGGCTTCGGCACCGTGGCGATGCGGGCCGAACGGGCCTGGTACGCGGACGACCGCGCCCGAGGCGTGCTTCACACGGCCGCTCTCGTCGGGGGAGCGGTGGTCCTAGGAGCAGCTGCTGAGCGCGCCGCACCCGGCCGGGGCGGGAGGACCCTGATCACCGCGGCCGCGACCTGGGCGGTCCTCGGCGGCCGCTCGCTGGAGCGGGAGGCGTTGGCGGTCCACGAGCATCTCGACCGCGACGACCTTCCCGCCGCGCGGCAGCGGCTCACCCACCTCGTCGGCCGCGACACCGCCGAGCTCGACGCCTCCGAGGTCTCCCGGGCCGTGGTCGAGAGCGTCGCGGAGAACACCTCCGACGCGGTGGTCGCGCCGCTGGTGTGGGGAGCCGTCGCCGGCGTACCCGGACTCCTCGGCTACCGCGCCGCCAACACCCTGGACGCGATGGTCGGCCACCACAACGAGCGCTACGAGCACTTCGGCTGGGCCAGCGCCCGCCTCGACGACCTGCTCAACCTCCCCGGCTCGCGCCTGTCCGGCCTGCTCACCCTGGCCGCGGCTCCGTCCCGGGCGAAACAGGCCTGGCAGGCCTGGCGCCGCGACGCCGCGCAGCACCCGAGCCCGAACGCCGGTGTCGTCGAGGCCTCCTTCGCCGGCGCCCTCGACGTCCGCCTCGGCGGCACCAACCGCTATTACGGCAACCGGGTCGAGCATCGCGCGGTGATGGGTGACGGCCGTGCCGCGACCCCCGCCGACGTCGTCAGCGCCACCACCCTGGCCCGCAGGGTCGGCACCGGCGCGGCCGTGGCTGCGGCGGCGTACGCGGCGGTCGCTCAGCGGCCGTGA
- a CDS encoding (2Fe-2S) ferredoxin domain-containing protein, whose translation MSAPAGRPTLTVCRGCCCGTERKSPGVDHAAVLTTLNAAAGESATVRVADCLGPCERADVVVVGPSPEGRQRGARPVWVARAGSERVAGALAEWTRAGGPGIADAPPAVMARAFRHGR comes from the coding sequence ATGAGCGCCCCCGCCGGGCGGCCGACGCTGACGGTCTGCCGCGGCTGCTGCTGCGGCACCGAGCGGAAGTCGCCCGGGGTGGACCACGCGGCCGTGCTCACGACACTGAACGCGGCGGCCGGGGAGTCGGCGACCGTACGTGTCGCCGACTGCCTCGGCCCGTGCGAACGTGCCGACGTCGTGGTCGTCGGCCCCTCACCCGAGGGGCGGCAGCGTGGGGCCCGGCCGGTCTGGGTCGCCCGGGCCGGCTCGGAGCGGGTCGCCGGCGCGTTGGCCGAGTGGACCCGCGCCGGCGGGCCGGGCATCGCCGACGCGCCGCCCGCGGTCATGGCCCGGGCGTTTCGTCACGGCCGCTGA